Proteins from a single region of Aerococcus viridans:
- the nrdF gene encoding class 1b ribonucleoside-diphosphate reductase subunit beta — MTQENKEYFNQILNGEPTNHNVLYYKSIDWDRVEDAIDKSTWEKLTSQFWLDTRIPVSNDRDDWRILTDEERDVVNKAFAGLTALDTLQSEEGANVMRDAVRTQHEEAVLNNILFMESVHAKSYSTIFISLNTTREIDEIFDWANNNEYLQYKARRINEIYQNGTGLQQKVASVFLETYLFYSGFYAPLWYLGNNKLENVAEIIKLIIRDESVHGTYLGYKFQLGYNQLSTDEQNELKDWMYALLFDLMENEEKYTEEIYTQVGWTKEVNTFVHYNANKALQNLGFEPFYPDGTAENVNPIVMNGISTDSSNHDFFSQVGNSYLMGESEAMGDDDYDF, encoded by the coding sequence ATGACACAAGAAAATAAAGAATACTTTAACCAGATTTTGAACGGTGAACCAACCAACCACAACGTTTTATACTACAAATCAATTGATTGGGACCGCGTAGAAGATGCGATTGATAAATCAACTTGGGAAAAATTGACCTCACAATTTTGGTTGGATACACGTATTCCAGTTTCAAACGACCGTGATGATTGGCGAATCCTAACTGACGAAGAACGCGATGTAGTTAACAAAGCCTTTGCTGGCTTAACAGCTTTAGATACTCTACAGTCTGAAGAAGGGGCAAACGTTATGCGTGATGCTGTTCGGACACAACACGAAGAAGCTGTATTGAACAATATCCTATTTATGGAGTCAGTACATGCTAAATCTTATTCAACAATTTTTATTTCATTGAATACGACTCGTGAAATTGATGAGATTTTTGACTGGGCTAACAACAACGAATACCTTCAATACAAGGCACGTCGTATCAACGAAATTTATCAAAATGGAACCGGATTACAGCAAAAGGTTGCTAGCGTATTTCTAGAAACTTATCTATTCTATTCAGGTTTCTATGCACCATTATGGTATTTAGGTAACAATAAACTAGAGAATGTCGCTGAAATTATCAAGTTGATTATTCGCGATGAGTCTGTACATGGTACTTACCTGGGCTACAAATTCCAATTAGGTTACAACCAACTTTCAACTGATGAACAAAATGAATTAAAAGACTGGATGTACGCGCTGCTATTTGACTTAATGGAAAATGAAGAGAAATATACCGAAGAAATCTATACACAAGTAGGATGGACGAAGGAAGTTAATACCTTTGTACATTATAATGCCAATAAGGCCTTACAAAACTTAGGATTTGAACCTTTCTATCCAGATGGTACAGCAGAAAATGTTAACCCAATTGTGATGAATGGTATCTCAACAGATTCAAGTAACCATGACTTCTTCTCACAAGTTGGAAATTCATACTTGATGGGTGAATCAGAAGCGATGGGCGACGATGATTACGACTTTTAA